The Streptomyces sp. R28 region GGGCTGTTGTCGGGCCCTGACGGACCGCCGGTCGGACCGCGTTCCTGCCCACTCGTCCACCGCAGTTCAGGGCCGTACCCCTTCTCGATCTGGAGTTACCCCACCATGCAGGCAGAACCGAAGAAGTCGCTGGTGGGGGAGGAGTACGAGGTCGAGATCGGCCCCGTCGCCCACGGCGGGCACTGCATCGCCCGCACCGACGCCGGCCAGGTGCTGTTCGTCCGGCACACGCTGCCCGGCGAGCGGGTCGTGGCCCGGGTGACCGAGGGCGAGGAGGGCGACCGTTTCCTGCGCGCGGACGCGGTCGAGGTCCTGGACGCGTCCAAGGACCGCGTCGAGGCGCCCTGCCCCTTCGCCGGCCCCGGCCGCTGCGGCGGCTGCGACTGGCAGCACGCCAAGCCGGGGGCACAGCGCCGGTTGAAGGGCGAGGTCATCACCGAGCAGTTGCAGCGGCTCGCGGGACTGACGCCGGAGGACGTCGGCTGGGACGGCACCGTGATGCCGGCCGAGGGCGACAAGCTGCCCGCCGGGCAGGTGCCGCAGTGGCGGACGCGGGTGCAGTACGCCGTGGACGCCGACGGGCACGCCGGACTGCGCCGGCACCGCTCGCACGAGGTGGAGCCGATCGACCACTGCATGATCGCCGCCGAGGGCGTCAGCGAGCTGGGCATCGAGAAGCGCGACTGGACCGGCATGGCGTCGGTGGAGGCGATCGCGGCGACGGGGTCGCAGGACCGGCAGGTGATCCTCACCCCGAAGCCGGGGGCGCGGCTGCCGATCGTGGAGCTGGACAAGCCGGTCTCCGTGATGCGGGTCGGCGAGAAGGACGGCGGGACCCACCGCGTCCACGGCCGCCCCTTCGTCCGCGAACGCGCGGACGGCCGTACCCACCGCGTCGGCAGCGGCGGCTTCTGGCAGGTCCACCCGAAGGCCGCGGACACCCTCGTGACGGCGGTCATGCAGGGCCTGCTGCCCCGCAAGGGCGAGATGGCTCTGGACCTGTACTGCGGCGTCGGCCTGTTCGCGGGCGCCCTGGCCGACCGGCTCGGCGACAAGGGCGCGGTGCTCGGCATCGAGTCCGGCAAGCGCGCGGTGGAGGACGCCCGGCACAACCTCGCCGACTTCGAGCGGGTGCGGATCGAGCAGGGCAAGGTCGAATCGGTCCTGCCGCGCACGGGTATCACCGAGGTGGACCTGATCGTGCTGGACCCGCCGAGGGCCGGGGCGGGACGGAAGACGGTCGCGCATCTCGCGTCGCTGGGGGCGCGACGGATCGCGTATGTGGCGTGCGATCCGGCGGCGTTGGCGCGGGATCTGGGGTACTTCCGGGAGGGGGGGTATCGGGTGCGGATGTTGCGGGCGTTCGATCTGTTTCCGATGACTCATCACGTGGAGTGCGTGGCGATTCTGGAGCCTGCGGCTAAGGGGTCCTGACCTGTTGTTTCGTCGATGGCTGGGCGGTTCGATCTGTTTCCGGTCAGCCATCAGGTGGAGTGGGTCGACTGCTTGCCTTAGGTGCTTTGAGCTGCGGTTTTGCACAGTACCGGTGACCAGGGTGGCAGCGGGACCAGCCTGTCGCCCAGGAACGTTGACGCTCAAACGACGCTCGCTCTGAGGGAGTGTCGGGCTCGCAGGAAGATCAGTCCGAGCGAGCGTTGACGCCGTGTCGAAGCGCGTCCCGATCAGTCGGCGTCCGGCTCTTCGGACTCCTCAAGAAGCAAGGCTGCAAGAGCGTCGGCCCAATCCACGGCCCA contains the following coding sequences:
- a CDS encoding class I SAM-dependent RNA methyltransferase — its product is MQAEPKKSLVGEEYEVEIGPVAHGGHCIARTDAGQVLFVRHTLPGERVVARVTEGEEGDRFLRADAVEVLDASKDRVEAPCPFAGPGRCGGCDWQHAKPGAQRRLKGEVITEQLQRLAGLTPEDVGWDGTVMPAEGDKLPAGQVPQWRTRVQYAVDADGHAGLRRHRSHEVEPIDHCMIAAEGVSELGIEKRDWTGMASVEAIAATGSQDRQVILTPKPGARLPIVELDKPVSVMRVGEKDGGTHRVHGRPFVRERADGRTHRVGSGGFWQVHPKAADTLVTAVMQGLLPRKGEMALDLYCGVGLFAGALADRLGDKGAVLGIESGKRAVEDARHNLADFERVRIEQGKVESVLPRTGITEVDLIVLDPPRAGAGRKTVAHLASLGARRIAYVACDPAALARDLGYFREGGYRVRMLRAFDLFPMTHHVECVAILEPAAKGS